Within Apostichopus japonicus isolate 1M-3 chromosome 23, ASM3797524v1, whole genome shotgun sequence, the genomic segment TACCATGTATTCAAACTGTTTACTTACGATGTTGATCAAGTAGCAGAAGGTATGATTGGTAGCAAACTATTTATCAGATGAATACGGGTGGACAGAGAGCGACAGAGTGAGAAAGTGTATAAAGCTCTTAATTTCGCCGAAAGAGTTATTGTTTAGAATCAGAACTTTTAATTAAATTCTCGAAAGTGGCAACAATTTTGTTCTCCATAAGTTGTTTGAGAAACCACGTGACCAAGCAAGCGTCCAAGTATATAGGAATATATTTTTCCCCAGACGAGCAATTGTTACATATAATAGATCATACGTCTTTTCTACTAGCGTACACCGGTGACTTGTCTGTATGTGTATCTATCTGCCTGTATGTTTTATCAGCATGGTCTACTTATCTATCAGCGTAGctttctcttctctctcttcctATTTCCCTGTCGTCTTACTCCATATTTCTATGTCTGTCTTTCCAAATGTTCGTTTGTTCGTATGTTCTTCTATTATCTGTCAATCACTTCGTTTATCTCCCAAGGCCAAAGTGGAAGTCTAATCACAATTTAATATATAAGATGGCATAGGCTTATCCTTTTATAAGTGTCTTATAAAAAGGGCTGGTAACGACATTTAAGCAACAGCGCCCCTCACCACTTCCTCACATCTatagacaacatatcatttcacggtttttaagttttcatttttttttttataaaactcCTCCGTTAGCAAAATGTCAAAGAATATCTAGGTCAACTTCAGTCAGTTACTGCATCACCTGTAgacatcatattttttttttttttttttttttcgcgaTTCAACATTTCTATTACGAGAACTTCACACGCTCTTTACTTTTCAAACTGATTACATCCGATAGTACTTAAAggtaattaaaaataaataccCATAAGTTTTGAATTATTGCCTTTATGCAacaattcattcatattttgatACGCTGCTTATACTTAAGAGTATAGGTCACCATGCATGTAACGAATGTATATACTTTAGAGCCGGTAAAAAACACAACAATGTTTACATAATGTTCCACCAAAGTACAGTAAGgtgttttaaaataatttgtctATACCTCAAAGGCACTATAGAATTAAAAATAAACGACCGTATACGTTGTATAAACCATGCATATCAATACAACTAGTGTATCATCTAAACCCTTTTGAATTAAAAGATTACATTGAAACAGACGCTCATCAAAAATCGTTGTGAGAACGAATAGAGGGCGCGATATGCATACCTTGATATTCCAGACATGTTGACATGATGTGCACGGAGTAATCTTACGCCGATGggttgtttttatttattgctATAACTGACGAGGTAGAATTAAAAAGCAAGATCTACCTCTAAGGGCGTATGAGCTCATTGGAGAGCCACCGGCCATCCAGCAGAGGTGGAAGGCAATGGCAAACCACCACCGTCTTTCTTTTGCCATGTATACCATGATGATGAGTACAACTATTGAGTGTAAAGCTATGACACTGGATAGTGAGACCCCCAGGCGTGAAGGTGTCTCAAATGCTACTGGGGAAGAGAGGCCAGATGGCATCATACCTTGCATCGATGACGCTGCTGCATCAAAGCCTGATGGAATAATGCCTGATGGAAGTGTAGTAGCCGATAACCCCAAGGATAATGATAACAGATGTAACCTCTGgaaaacaactttgaaaattgGTACCTGGAATGTCAGGACAATGAACAGTGGGAAAATAGACATTCTAACAAGAGAAATTGAACGATGTGATGTTAGCTTATGTGGTATATCAGAGATGAGATGGACAGGGAAAGGACATCTGACAACATCAAGCAAACATGTGGTTTACTATTCTGGAACTGAGAGTAGAAGAGAGCATGGAGTTGCAATTGTTGCATGCCTAGACGTGGCTAGATGTGTTCTCGGATACAACCCTGTTAGTGAAAGAATTATCACCATTTGCATCCAAGGGACACCTATGAATTTTACAGTTATACAAGCCTATGCACCCACCTCTACATCGACTGAAGATGAAATAAATGCCTTTTATGAGCAGCTACAACTGACCATAGACTCAGTCAATAAGAGAGACATCACAGTGATTATTGGGGATTTCAACGCAAAGGTTGGAAGACAGTGTACCAATAAAAATGTGATGGGTAACCATGGACTAGGAGAGCAAAATGAGAGAGGAGAACTGCTAATCGACTTCTGTCAAGAAAATGGCCTGATGATCCTTAATACCCTCTTCAAGCAACACCCACGTAGGCTATATACCTGGTCATCACCAGATCAACGCTACAGAAACCAGATTGACTACATACTGGTCCAAAAGCGATGGAGATCCAGCTTCATCTGTGCAAAAACCTATCCAGGCGCAGACTGTGGAACAGATCATCAGTTTCTGGTTTCAACAATGAGGATGAAATTGAGAAGGGTCAAGAAGCCAAGAAAACCAGTGAGATTTGATGTCAGCAAGATCGATGACATGTATCGAGTGGAAGTGAAAAACAAATTCCAGAGGTTGATGGAGATGGACTCAGAGGAATCCACCCCGAATGAGTTTTGGCAAGATGTCAAGCAGGTTGTATTAGACACAGCACAGAAAACAATCCCCAAACGTAAGAACAAAAGGAAGCCCTGGCTCACAGAAAAGGTGTTCGACTTGGCAGATCAAAGACGGAAGGTCAAAGAAAAGGGACTGGAAAACACAGATACGAGAAGAGAGTATCAGGATTTATCTAGGAAAGTTCAGAAGCAGATCAGGAGTGACAAATCAGACTACATCAAGCAAAAATGTGCTGAAGTGGAACGTGATAGCTCTACAAATAACACCAAGGATATGTTTAAAAACATCAAGCTATTGACTTCAAAACCCACCACCAAACTCAATGTCCTGAAAGATGAAGATGGCAACATCCTGacagaagaaaatgaaattaagaCGAGATGGAAGGAATACTGTGAAAAGTTGTATGCATCCAAAGATGATGACACACAGGAGGGTGAAGAAGATCAAGAATTTGAGGATGACCCAGACATTCTTCTCTGCGAGGTGGAGCATGCAATGAAGAAGCTAAGGAGGGGTAAAGCCCCAGGAGTGGACAATATCCAGGCAGAATTACTTAAGGAAAGCAGCAATGAGGGAGTTGCAGTAATTCATAGATTGTGCAACAAGATATGGAAAACTAAAGATTGGCCAGAGGACTGGAAAAGGGCAGTGTTTCTTCCATTACCCAAAAAAGGTGATACAAGGGAGTGTGCTAACAACCGCACCATCTCACTCATCTCTCATGCAAGCAAGGTTTTGCTCTACATAATTGCGGAaagaataagaaacaaaattgaaagtgaGTTACCACCTGAGCAAGCTGGATTTAGAAAAGGAAGAGGGACAAGAAATCAGATAGGAAACTTGAGGAATATGATGGAGGAAAACGCGGAGTTCCAGCAACCCCTTTTCCTCTGCTTCATTGACTACAGCAAAGCCTTCGACTGTGTTCAACATCATAAGTTGTGGAGAATCATGAAAGAAATGGGCTTCTCTACACATGTGATCATCCTGATAAAATCTTTGTATGAAGGTCAAGAGGCCACAGTTAGAACAGAATGTGGTGACAGCGACTGGTTTACAATAGGTCAAGGAGTGCGCCAGGGATGTATCTTGTCACCGTATCTCTTTAACATCTACGCAGAATACATCATGCAATTAGCTCTAGATGACTTTGTGGGACAGGTATCCATTGGAGGACGCCAGATAAATAATCTTAGATATGCTGACGACACTACCCTACTTGCAAGAACAGCAGCAGAGCTTCAAGACCTTATTGAAAGAGTCAAGCAATCCAGTGAGGAATACGGACTGTACCTCAATGTTAAGAAGACAAAGGTTATGATATGTGGAGGAAAGAATGACCATCATATTCAAGCTGATGGAGAGGATGTTGAAGTAGTCAACACTTTCAACTTCCTGGGCTCTCTGATTGTGGATGGTGGTGGATGCTCACAAGAAATACGACGGCGTCTCGCCATGGCTAGATCATCTGCTATAAACCTCACTGACATCTGGAAAGACAGAGGGATCTCAAGGAACACCAAGATCCATATAATGAATGCTTTGGTCTTTCCAATCGCTACATATGGGTCTGAGACGTGGGCTTTGGGAGCAGTAGACAGAAAGAAAATCCATGCTTTTGAAATGTGGTGTTGGAGGAGGATGCTGAGGATATCATGGAAGGAACGTAAGTCAAATGATTTTGTCAAGAACCAAATTGGAGCGAAGGTTACCTTATGTCAGAAGATAGATAAGAACAAGCTGCAGtattttggacacatttctAGGAGAGAAGGTGACAACTTGGAGAAGATCATTACCCAAGGTCATGTTGAGGGTCATCGAAAACGTGGTAGGCCAAAAGTTCGATGGGCTGACGGGATAAAAGAGATCACCGGCATGAACATCTGCGCAGCTCACCGATTTGCCCAGGATAGAAGTGGTTGGAACGTCATCATCAATAGGGTCACAAAGGGTCAGTCATGACTCATAGgacaacgacgacgacgaaCTGACGAGACAAGGCAAGGCGAGACCATTCAGGAAtatacaagacaagacaagtCAAGAAAAGGACTAAATAAGACTACAATCAATACAATAGAAgaacatacaatacaaaaccaATGCAATACGAGGCAGGAGAGGACAAGACTAGCCAAGACAATGCATGACGAGTCACGACGAGACAAGACAAAACGACACAGGACAATACAAGGCCATTCAACACAAAGACAAGGCAGTACTCTGCAGTACTAAGACACGACAATGCATAAAAAAGATGGAGAGAAATACTGCGTAATGACTTGCTGCACGTACATTTTTTGCAGTTATGCAAGCAGACTATAGCCTACCGACCACATTTACTGTTACCGAGACAAACTTACGTAAACAAGTAAAACGACTGTTCTATTAAATTTCCACTGTTTTGTTTAACAATGAAACCTCATATTACAGTGGCCCGTTTGGCGTTCCGTGACATTACATTGATGTGAACACAACTCCCTATCATTGTTTACAATGCCTTCACAAAAACGGAAGACAGGCACAAaatgaagggaaaaaagaacagaaaatagAGATGGCATTTTAAAAAGATTGCTGAACCATCCGTTGTTTGATGTTCTCTGCTGTTATCAATGTTTCATCGATTCATTCCAATAATGAAAGTTACGAGCAGACAGTTATTTAAGTGACATTGTTTATATCTCCTGCGTGGTTTGTCTACCGTGCGTTGAAgggtaaatagaaaataaaacgTATTAACAAAAAGGGAAAATGGAGAGAAACCGAATCTGTGGAATGTTATTACTGTAATAATTCAATGCAACTTCGAGTGGTTTTTGTATCATGTGAAACGTAGACACAGATCACCCAAAATCATGGATCGAATGATTTATGTTTCAAAAGTAGGCCTAATCAttcctttttccattttttccacatttttttggcatttaGCATGAATGTATATTGTGGGATTCTGATAACCCCGTTCTACATTCTAGAGGTTTATTGTCCATGAAGGCACAggctccccttcccctcccccgcCGGCCTCAGTCTGCTATGCTACTCTTGAAAAAAGGTATTCAGTTGCTAAATTATTCTGTAGTGATGTTCCTAATATGAGTGCCAAAGACACAAATTTATTCAATTGAAAGATAGGAAAAAGACAGAGAAGCCAAAGGCTGCCCTCTATTATATCACTTTCCCCAACCAGCACCATCGTGGGCTTCATGTTACAAAAGAGGGGGAGCTTTCGCTTTCTTCTGGACAAAGTTCCACTTTAAAAACACTCACatgagaaatattttacttCACCAGTCAAATATGCCAGAAAGTCATATAATGCAAGCTACGACTATTATAACATGTACCCTCCAGTCATTTCCACTCTCCCTctttcctacccccccccccctccttctatCTCcacacctctctctctctctctctctggggCACTGTCATATTTCAACGCTCCTGAATTTCTAGCAAAGACTTCATAAGAAAAAACTAACtttaggggtggggtgggctgGGGGTGGCGATACTGATACCCTAGTGTCATGACAAAATTGGAAAGTCGATTGTTCAACCCCAATAATATACCCTCTCATAATAATAAAGGCCAAGTCTCAAACAGTCGATTACATGAGTGATATTCAATTACGCATTGAGTCACTTTGTGCTCAAATTTTGAACATGTTATTTTCACAACTTCCATcttgaaaacatgttttgaatttgAATCATACATTCGTCAAATTTAACAATCCTGCAGGCTGTCTGGGAATAGTTTCAACAGTCATTACATCTACGTTACGTACTTTTCAAAGTATTaccaaattttatttttgctttattttccttttatcGCTTTGGATTGCGATGTATTCCAACTTTACTCAAACTTTCCTCCAAATTTATTCCAATGACTGTTCTGTATCGGTATTGAGATGCGTATACTTCCAATATTGAAAcagataatttaatttaattaggagtgttagctcagtggttaacgccggtgccttttaatcataaggtccctagttcgagttactccaagattaatgtatgtcttccagttacagagttgttgacaattgacaattcataatcatggacgttaaatatgaatctaagagacagACTTCGGtcggcttgcggctttgataagccaatgatggcttcttcgcgagttcctgcttgcaggaggatctaaaatacatacatacatacaatttaaattatgaatataacAACACAAAAATTGTCAATGTGCATCAATGAAATCACACTTGATTGGGTTAAATTGACATTTGATAAGAAAAGGTGTCAACTTCAAATGTAGACATCTcgaaaatattatgttggatttGATTGATAACTTTACCAGCCTAGCGTACATAGATAGTATTCATCATTCATAGGGACAATCCATTTAAAAATCTAACTTTCGGGCAAATAATGAGAATTCTTTAAAGAAAACGTAAATTTAAAAGTAGACTTACCCTGCTATACATGGTCACATAATGTTAGGTTCACATTGTTTCGCAAATAAAGGAGAGATCCATTCCAAGAAACATTTGAGATTCCCAACGTTCGAGGTTAATAATCCTGGGCTAATGAAGATTCCTACGAGATGGATAGACGCGTGTTACGAAAAGTTTGGAGTCAAGTTCAGCGGCAAAATGGAGTCGAGTTACTTTTGCAACCATCATAATTGTACAGTCTCGATGAATGGAGGGATTGGAGTGGAAAGTGGTTTTCTTGTCCAGGCTCCATTCGACTTTccttaataaaataaactttgtCACCACGATTACGATAACATAATAAGCTAGCCTGATAGACACTACACACAGATTTTATTAAAAAGGGGCTGTAAAAGTGGCTCGATAATTTGTGAAACGAGCACATTTTGAACACGCATAAGGGCTCTTGATTCTTAACCCCGACGTAACACCGCCATTATCACATATAGTCTCGATGTCAAGGGATTGGGATTGAGAGTGGATGAAGTCTTTTTTGGTAATTGTCGTACCCATAATTGTCGAATTGGGTGATCATTTCTTCAAAAAGTAACAATGTGAGCAAATATCTTCCTACAAGCCGTGACCTTcgatgttattaatatatttgcACAGAAGCAAACAGTCGAAGGAATATACTGACAATTTTTATGTTGCAAGGTTTTGAAACACTGCTGTCATTTTAACATTTGCAGAACGTAGTGTCACTGGCTCTAAGTTTGGTCGGCATAATTAATAAACAAACGTAGGCTAGCCTATATTCCTAGTAAAAGTTCTTCACATTTGCAACAATTACGGCGTATTGATCCAGAGTAAGATTTCTATCATCCACAATAATAAATCTGTTTCCATACTGTAAATTTTCGTCGAAATATTAGTTGAGAACTATCAAACTCCTGTTACTCCTGTCACTTTGCATGTTAATACCCTGGTCCTATGTATTTCCATAGTTGCGATGACGTCAGTTACGAAGCCTTCCCATCCGCCATTTTGTCCATTTCATCGATATTTCCATTACAGAAAGAAAATAGGCCTAACTTGGTTTTTCAAAGCTATATCCGCCACCCTTGCTTTCTATGAGGAATAAAAGTTTTCTATATAACATGCAGGCCTAACTAGTAATAATGTCATGGTAGGCCTAACACACAACCGTTTGCTTTTCGTCCTGTATACTTTTCCCTTCTTCACGTAATTACGTACGCACATGGCTATAGTCTATCACTACAGTTATAGTGCAGTATCAGTATACGGCTAGTTCCTGATCTCTATTGTTGTGAACATTTTTAGACGCACCTGGTATTTGGGATAACTTGCATTCAACAGCATTAGGGCAAGTTCCATTCAGGAACAACGAAACAaagaaatatgcaaatgaaCCATTTACTTGAGGCTTTGTCATTATAATCAGTATCTCAGTGGAAATATTTGTAATCTTTGTAATCATTTTAATTCAAACCAGGGAGGTGTCAGGTGATAACACAATCTTGCTGATTAAGCAGATGAAAGATGTCGGTGAACTTAGGAAAACCGGCATATATATTCCCTTTCtgttctcggccttttggcttaCATCATTTGtagcttctcggccttttggctaagatcatgtatagtatctgttccctttcgagggaatgggtgatacacacccgacgatgatcacacagtcacagtctcgatgcaagttGAGAGCGGATCAAGTCGttcagttgtttggtttttcgtgcccaggttagTCCCGGGAAACTCAACAACGGATGCAGGATTTTAATAGGGGTGGGTGTGGCACTGAAGTTGTTGAAGCCGAATTCCATATAGGAGGTTCTTGGGGTCTACCCCAGAAAATCACAGATTTATATAGTTGAATGACgcattacacacacacacatatatatatgtatatatatgtatatatatatatatatatatatatatatatatatatatatatatatatatgtttgatcAATGTAGAGAGCTAAAAGTCAATTCGAGCaacacaaaagaagaaagaggaaAACTCGTATTAATTTCGACTCTATAAACTTTTATATTGCACATTTTGTATCAGCATAGTAAAACTACAgtttacttttttattatatacatgtatcataataatatataaatattgacaaatacaaataaaagataaaacaaacCCCAAAaagcaaattaaagaaaaatatcgCGCTTACGAAAGGctaatattaaaacatttatcaAAGTGAGATCACAGAGAATGAGATCATACTGTACCTATTTTGAATGATTCATAAATAAACGTTCGTTATTTATACggaataaataaattgaaaaaaaaaataatcccTTGCTTGTCCCATTCTTTCCGAAAATTGACCAAAATCGATTTGTTCATATTTAGTCAATTATCAGAAGAAAGTCGACCATCAACAACCAGCCATTTAGAAAGTACATTTGGCCGCTCGATAATTTAACTTGAACCAGTTGCGCGACATGCAAACAACATAACATATCAGCCAACGCCGATGAATGTTATCGAAACTATCCAAGAGCAAAGAAAATGGGCGTGGAAAGTGAAGACAAAGAAAAGATAATAAATAAGTAGATATTTATCCTGATACGTTCTCgaaaaaaatacatctttaACCTAAGTttggaaaaagaagaaaaaactgctTATCAACTTTAAATACTAGGCTTTGAAATGTTTGAATGTCTCCCTGAAAATTGTGCTTTTTCATCCAAAGAGGTAAACAAATTTCGTACAAAATACCAACATTTATAAGTTGGATTCTGATCTCCGATCATACTGATTGATAAGAAATTTCTTTTCGCATTTTTTCCACACTAAACTTGATCGAGATAGGAAGCAAGACGTTGAAACCGAAGTTTTCTCTCGGCAGAATGTTAAATATGTTTGTCTATGAAGATAAGTGTCATATCGTCTGCCATTGGTCAATTCCTAAATTCATACTAACGCTCACTCACCAAAACAGATGTTCAACAAATGACGATGGCGCTATGTATGAATATCGAACACGCACACTTATATCTTTACATTATTTGTCATAGGCTATTCCCATGTGTGGGAACAGAAAGTTGATTTAATAACAACAGTATTGTTTAC encodes:
- the LOC139964975 gene encoding uncharacterized protein, which gives rise to MMSTTIECKAMTLDSETPRREGVSNATGEERPDGIIPCIDDAAASKPDGIMPDGSVVADNPKDNDNRCNLWKTTLKIGTWNVRTMNSGKIDILTREIERCDVSLCGISEMRWTGKGHLTTSSKHVVYYSGTESRREHGVAIVACLDVARCVLGYNPVSERIITICIQGTPMNFTVIQAYAPTSTSTEDEINAFYEQLQLTIDSVNKRDITVIIGDFNAKVGRQCTNKNVMGNHGLGEQNERGELLIDFCQENGLMILNTLFKQHPRRLYTWSSPDQRYRNQIDYILVQKRWRSSFICAKTYPGADCGTDHQFLVSTMRMKLRRVKKPRKPVRFDVSKIDDMYRVEVKNKFQRLMEMDSEESTPNEFWQDVKQVVLDTAQKTIPKRKNKRKPWLTEKVFDLADQRRKVKEKGLENTDTRREYQDLSRKVQKQIRSDKSDYIKQKCAEVERDSSTNNTKDMFKNIKLLTSKPTTKLNVLKDEDGNILTEENEIKTRWKEYCEKLYASKDDDTQEGEEDQEFEDDPDILLCEVEHAMKKLRRGKAPGVDNIQAELLKESSNEGVAVIHRLCNKIWKTKDWPEDWKRAVFLPLPKKGDTRECANNRTISLISHASKVLLYIIAERIRNKIESELPPEQAGFRKGRGTRNQIGNLRNMMEENAEFQQPLFLCFIDYSKAFDCVQHHKLWRIMKEMGFSTHVIILIKSLYEGQEATVRTECGDSDWFTIGQGVRQGCILSPYLFNIYAEYIMQLALDDFVGQVSIGGRQINNLRYADDTTLLARTAAELQDLIERVKQSSEEYGLYLNVKKTKVMICGGKNDHHIQADGEDVEVVNTFNFLGSLIVDGGGCSQEIRRRLAMARSSAINLTDIWKDRGISRNTKIHIMNALVFPIATYGSETWALGAVDRKKIHAFEMWCWRRMLRISWKERKSNDFVKNQIGAKVTLCQKIDKNKLQYFGHISRREGDNLEKIITQGHVEGHRKRGRPKVRWADGIKEITGMNICAAHRFAQDRSGWNVIINRVTKGQS